From Haemorhous mexicanus isolate bHaeMex1 chromosome 1, bHaeMex1.pri, whole genome shotgun sequence, one genomic window encodes:
- the ZNF804B gene encoding zinc finger protein 804B — translation MACYLVISSRHLSNGHYRGIKGVFRGPLCKKGARSPDYAEKEKAAAKALEDVKANFYCELCDKQYHKHQEFDNHINSYDHAHKQRLKDLKQREFARNVASKSWKDEKKQEKALKRLHQLAELRKQSECIAGSGPLLKAPRLVLEKQQSPDGIFLYKGSKFTASSQRAITSEGQGFSKSILEKQQLLISRHHPPTERHHALGNHISQMFPCSNNTSQRAGVSFSFSKKVPLKLESSASVFSENCEEGNDYSESPNHKKKQTIEGCHSVTLLEEQLKASLDKESPIAQDQMDLDNSASSHVTAKPKMLKENDKSSNRESEEKFRANPSFSKVKIPLPNSNFSASLRETERESKLNESEQFFETPISSSCQTSNFCAQLNTYKHSNAHLPAQLSELPQQPVPELTCSSNINDSPEVIKRERSLEITETTDGNMETLEKETMVKEVKPQALPFLRVVSKDGTTALQWPTELLLFTKTEPCISYGCNPLYFDFRLSLNHREGKQHETNKASCKELSKNKTADEYEPSGLIKHKQMSNEQDNQLLKPKKMKGSLNPRKAKQKAESDIGKEMNGNGQKCIADYLNENIPKVPAYLDVSQKDYVTEKSLYTSLRRPLKHHFHGCERKAQNLRNKSISFSAFMSRIKSSNSEKCNLIDSEEKYENQNYSRSLQDVVSCSSDISDSGKDSSGSFFSCKSGSNSQYSDNEGCGSYTRCWRFPSPQKSWSGRHSSYSDTSVSSTSSYMSPTSNNHRRNHLLCCCKRKSKTDERHKHRKHKCIFTSNDTDEDYLCHSRSHRTRNCIQSGTIKYRRCSRHKLLQIRHRSKHSRCRHQHFGKVLSRSRSRHKSKSGSTSDSRSSERSSSSRISRCSSSGSISKETDNCDNKTKEDAERGSNAEPGKAGAAHSNSLNVNSQSKNFATCSSKNLAKDICGKRKSMTAKLLLERVQSKKTQEQMHDPERFSVSSGTELKDHSQSHFALQFSSLVDDIAMLPLPEKVLSIGKNDMRHNEISSLENSVKKNNIEASQITNVTLSPGTDYDHCVLKDIIQIETGYQSPSIKRNTAIKEQTNLFISEVQPFLQSCDPVPNDFPGAFPSNRYSVANSTETKEELHDVNMDLSQAGGSSDSFCDNAMQKYGDTLNDLEVYSKSTSPPLAQQPITFTPEEVDKYRLLQLQAQQHMQKQLLAKHLKVLPAPGPAAFSATPAVPALPAQQQATVTTIHHTLLQRFAVSASVHPHGSHVSLAPLHPLSQAHFAPISLSPLAPAIIPTHPALLTGHPLHLVSATPLHPSPLTFPALPHAAYIPALFTPHLNTATPAIHPNHLVHPLFQGQEPHHYSCSVQTQQLPTAKEVFSVSSYLN, via the exons AGATtgaaagatttaaaacaaaggGAATTTGCTCGAAATGTGGCTTCAAAGTCATGGAAAGATgagaagaaacaggaaaaagcacTCAAGCGGCTCCACCAGCTTGCAGAGTTACGGAAGCAGTCAGAATg CATCGCTGGGAGTGGACCATTGCTTAAAGCACCCCGATTAgtcctggaaaagcagcaatcACCAGATGGCATTTTCCTCTACAAGGGCAGCAAGTTCACAGCAAGTTCTCAAAGAGCCATCACAAGTGAAGGACAAGGCTTCTCCAAAAGCATACTGGAGAAACAGCAACTTCTCATAAGCAGGCACCACCCCCCTACTGAAAGACACCATGCACTTGGAAATCACATCTCACAAATGTTCCCATGCAGCAACAACACCTCTCAAAGGGCAGGggtgtctttttctttctctaaaaaGGTCCCTTTGAAGCTTGAATCCTCAGCATCAGTCTTCAGTGAGAACTGTGAAGAAGGAAATGATTACAGTGAGTCCCCCAAccataaaaaaaagcaaactattGAGGGCTGTCATTCTGTCACACTTTTGGAGGAACAACTGAAAGCAAGTTTGGATAAAGAGTCACCTATTGCACAAGACCAAATGGATTTGGATAACAGTGCATCAAGTCATGTAACTGCAAAACCTAAAATGCTAAAGGAAAATGATAAAAGTAGTAATAGggaatcagaagaaaaattcagagCTAATCCTTCATTTTCTAAAGTCAAAATACCACTTCCAAATTCGAATTTTTCTGCTTCACTGAGAGAAACAGAGCGAGAGAGCAAACTGAATGAATCTGAGCAATTCTTTGAAACTCCCATCTCATCTTCATGCCAAACTAGCAATTTTTGTGCACAGCTGAACACCTACAAGCACAGTAATGCTCACCTGCCTGCCCAGTTATCTGAGCTCCCACAACAGCCAGTGCCTGAGCTGACCTGTTCAAGCAACATTAATGACAGCCCTGAAGtgataaaaagagaaagatctTTGGAGATTACAGAAACCACAGATGGAAATATGGAAACACTTGAAAAGGAGACCATGGTTAAAGAAGTTAAGCCCCAGGCATTGCCTTTCCTCCGTGTAGTGAGCAAAGATGGCACCACTGCTCTGCAGTGGCCCACAGAATTACTTTTGTTTACAAAAACTGAGCCCTGTATTTCATATGGCTGTAATCCATTGTATTTTGACTTCAGACTCTCTTTAAATCACAGGGAGGGTAAACAGCatgaaacaaacaaagcaagctGTAAAGAGCTCTCTAAAAATAAGACTGCAGATGAATATGAACCCTCAGGTTTAATAAAACACAAGCAAATGTCAAATGAACAAGATAATCAGTTGTTGAAACCAAAGAAGATGAAAGGTTCCCTAAATCCAAGAAAGGCCAAGCAAAAAGCTGAGTCAGACATAGGGAAAGAAATGAATGGAAATGGTCAAAAATGCATTGCAGATTATTTGAATGAAAATATACCCAAAGTGCCTGCTTACCTTGATGTCTCACAAAAGGATTACGTGACAGAAAAAAGTCTTTATACATCACTGAGGAGACCTTTAAAGCATCATTTCCATGGCTGTGAAAGAAAAGCTCAAAATCTtagaaacaaaagcatttctttttctgcttttatgtcTAGGATTAAGAGCTCTAActctgaaaaatgtaatttaattgaTTCTGAAGAAAAGTATGAGAACCAAAATTACTCCAGATCCCTCCAAGATGTggtcagctgcagcagtgacatAAGTGACAGTGGAAAAGATTCTAGTGGAAGTTTCTTCAGTTGTAAATCTGGTTCAAACAGCCAGTATTCAGATAATGAAGGATGTGGAAGTTATACAAGATGCTGGAGATTCCCATCTCCTCAAAAGTCCTGGTCTGGCAGACATTCCAGCTATTCTGACACTTCAGTTAGCAGTACGAGTAGCTACATGAGTCCCACATCAAACAATCACAGAAGAAATCATTTGCTTTGTTgttgtaaaagaaaaagcaagacaGATGAAAGGCACAAACACAGGAAGCACAAGTGTATTTTCACTTCAAATGATACAGACGAGGATTATCTTTGTCACAGTAGAAGTCACAGAACTAGAAACTGTATTCAGAGTGGCACAATTAAATATCGAAGATGTTCAAGACATAAACTTTTACAAATCAGACACAGGTCTAAACACAGCAGATGTAGACATCAACATTTTGGCAAAGTGCTTAGTAGGAGTAGAAGCCGCCACAAATCCAAAAGTGGTTCCACTAGTGATTCAAGAAGCAGTGAAAGATCATCTAGCAGCAGAATATCAAGATGCAGCAGTTCAGGATCCATCTCAAAAGAGACTGACAACTGtgacaacaaaacaaaagaggaTGCTGAGAGAGGTTCTAACGCTGAACCGGGAAAAGCTGGAGCTGCACATTCCAACTCTCTGAATGTGAATAGTCAGTCTAAAAACTTTGCCACCTGCTCTTCCAAAAACCTGGCAAAAGACATATGTGGAAAAAGAAAGTCAATGACAGCCAAGTTACTTTTAGAAAGAGTGCAGTCTAAGAAAACCCAGGAACAAATGCATGATCCAGAGAGATTTTCAGTCAGTAGTGGGACAGAATTAAAGGATCACTCACAAAGTCACTTTGCTCTTCAGTTTTCATCATTGGTAGATGACATTGCAATGTTACCTTTGCCAGAGAAAGTGCTAAGCATAGGCAAAAATGACATGAGACATAATGAAATCAGTTCATTGGAAAACAGTGTGAAGAAGAACAACATTGAAGCATCACAGATAACAAATGTTACTCTTTCACCTGGAACTGATTATGATCATTGTGTTCTTAAAGACATAATTCAAATTGAAACAGGCTATCAGAGCCCAAGCATAAAAAGGAACACAGCAATAAAGGAACAAACCAATCTCTTCATTAGTGAAGTGCAGCCCTTTCTACAAAGCTGTGATCCAGTACCAAATGATTTCCCTGGTGCTTTTCCCTCTAATAGATATTCTGTTGCTAATTCAACAGAGACCAAAGAAGAACTACATGATGTAAACATGGActtgagccaggcaggaggcagTTCAGACTCTTTTTGTGACAATGCTATGCAGAAGTACGGTGATACACTAAATGACCTAGAAGTGTACAGTAAATCCACCTCCCCTCCTTTAGCACAGCAGCCTATCACATTTACGCCAGAAGAAGTAGACAAATATAGGTTGCTGCAGCTGCAAGCCCAACAGCACATGCAGAAACAACTTCTGGCAAAACATCTGAAAGTTTTGCCTGCCCCAGGACCAGCTGCCTTCTCTGCAACACCAGCagttcctgccctccctgctcagcagcaggctACTGTCACCACCATCCACCACACATTGCTGCAACGCTTTGCTGTCTCAGCATCTGTGCACCCCCACGGCAGCCATGTCTCCCTGGcacccctccatcccctctctCAGGCACATTTTGCCCCTATATCACTTTCCCCTTTGGCACCAGCCATTATTCCCACCCACCCTGCTTTGCTGACAGGACACCCACTGCACTTGGTGTCTGCCACTCCCCTCCACCCTTCCCCACTGACCTTCCCTGCACTGCCTCACGCTGCATATATCCCAGCCTTATTTACACCACACCTGAACACAGCCACACCTGCTATACACCCAAATCACTTAGTTCATCCCTTATTCCAAGGACAAGAGCCCCATCACTATTCTTGTTCTGTCCAGACCCAACAGTTACCTACAGCAAAAGAAGTTTTCAGTGTTTCTAGCTACTTAAATTAG